The following are encoded together in the uncultured Flavobacterium sp. genome:
- a CDS encoding dienelactone hydrolase family protein encodes MKNSALLIFATILFSNTINAQLKPVKYADGNQVLNGLSIKSAKKSSNNPGILLLPAWLGIDKASKDIATNLSKLGYTVFIADIYGEGNYPKNTTEAGKQAGYYKTNYAEYQKRINLALEQLIKSGANADNIVAIGYCFGGTGVLEAARGHLNVKGVVSFHGSLAKDA; translated from the coding sequence ATGAAAAATTCTGCTCTCCTTATTTTTGCTACTATATTGTTTTCTAACACTATAAATGCTCAATTAAAACCAGTAAAATATGCTGATGGTAATCAGGTATTAAACGGTTTATCTATCAAATCTGCTAAAAAAAGCAGTAACAATCCGGGTATTCTACTTTTACCGGCCTGGCTAGGAATCGATAAAGCTTCAAAAGATATTGCAACAAATTTATCAAAGTTAGGCTATACTGTTTTCATCGCTGATATTTATGGAGAAGGAAACTATCCAAAAAACACCACTGAAGCAGGAAAACAAGCCGGTTATTATAAAACTAATTATGCCGAATATCAAAAACGTATCAATTTGGCTTTGGAGCAATTAATAAAATCTGGTGCAAATGCAGATAATATTGTAGCGATTGGATATTGTTTTGGAGGAACCGGAGTTCTTGAAGCTGCCCGCGGACATTTGAACGTAAAAGGTGTTGTTTCATTTCATGGTAGTTTAGCCAAAGATGCAAG
- a CDS encoding Lrp/AsnC family transcriptional regulator, with the protein MDILDEFDIKIIKELEKDGRIAFSTIATNLKISNTMVHQRINRLFEQGIITGIKPILNEKQIGYDWASFTGITLNKDSDSERIIEALKEIPEITECYFVTGSFTLYLKITAKNHEHMRRILYEKIDNIPGIAKTDSMVELGCAFKRNITL; encoded by the coding sequence ATGGATATCTTAGACGAGTTTGACATTAAAATTATAAAGGAATTAGAAAAAGATGGCAGAATCGCATTTTCTACCATTGCTACTAATTTAAAAATTTCAAATACTATGGTCCACCAACGTATTAATCGTTTATTTGAACAAGGAATTATTACTGGTATTAAACCTATTTTAAACGAAAAACAAATTGGTTACGATTGGGCTTCTTTTACCGGTATTACACTAAATAAAGATTCAGATTCAGAGCGAATTATCGAAGCATTAAAAGAAATTCCGGAAATTACCGAATGTTATTTTGTAACAGGATCTTTCACGCTTTACCTCAAAATTACGGCAAAAAACCACGAACACATGCGTAGAATATTATATGAAAAAATTGATAATATTCCCGGAATTGCCAAAACTGATTCAATGGTAGAATTGGGCTGCGCTTTTAAACGAAATATTACTTTATAA
- the rocD gene encoding ornithine--oxo-acid transaminase — protein MAHKQEILSSKSEVLIEKENKYGAHNYHPLPVVLERGEGVYVWDVDGKKYYDFLSAYSAVNQGHCHPKIVKAMTDQAQKLSLTSRAFYNDKLGNYEEFVTNYFGFDKVLPMNTGAEAVETALKLCRKWAYEVKGIHENLAQIIVCENNFHGRTTTIISFSNDETARKSFGPFTEGFIKIEYDNLSALEKVLESSKNIAGFLVEPIQGEAGVYVPSEGYLAKAKELCEKHNVLFIADEVQTGIARTGKLLAVHHENVQPDILILGKAISGGVYPVSAVLANNEIMNVIRPGQHGSTFGGNPVAAAVAIAALEVVKEENLAENAERLGIILRKGLNEIATRNNLITLVRGKGLLNAIVINCGEDSDLAWEICLKFRDNGLLAKPTHGNKIRLAPPLVMTEAQIQECLEIIEKSLNEFRK, from the coding sequence ATGGCACATAAGCAAGAAATACTTTCATCAAAGTCCGAGGTTTTGATTGAAAAAGAAAACAAATACGGAGCTCACAATTATCATCCGCTTCCGGTTGTACTAGAAAGAGGAGAAGGAGTATATGTTTGGGATGTTGACGGAAAAAAGTATTATGATTTTTTATCGGCTTATTCTGCTGTAAATCAAGGTCACTGTCATCCTAAAATTGTAAAAGCAATGACTGACCAAGCACAGAAATTGTCTTTGACTTCACGTGCTTTTTACAATGATAAATTAGGAAACTATGAAGAATTTGTAACGAATTATTTTGGTTTTGATAAAGTATTACCAATGAATACAGGCGCAGAAGCAGTTGAAACTGCTTTGAAACTTTGTAGAAAATGGGCATATGAAGTAAAAGGGATTCATGAAAATCTGGCACAGATTATTGTTTGCGAGAATAATTTTCATGGAAGAACAACTACAATTATTTCTTTCTCTAATGATGAAACCGCTCGTAAAAGCTTTGGTCCTTTTACAGAAGGATTTATAAAAATAGAATATGATAACCTTTCAGCTCTTGAAAAAGTTTTAGAATCATCAAAAAATATTGCCGGGTTTTTAGTAGAACCAATTCAGGGTGAAGCCGGAGTTTATGTTCCGTCAGAAGGATATTTGGCGAAAGCAAAAGAGTTGTGTGAGAAACATAATGTATTGTTTATTGCAGACGAGGTTCAGACCGGAATTGCGCGTACCGGAAAATTATTAGCCGTTCATCACGAAAATGTTCAACCGGATATCTTGATTTTAGGAAAAGCAATTTCTGGTGGAGTTTACCCAGTTTCGGCAGTTTTAGCAAACAACGAAATCATGAATGTGATTAGACCGGGACAACACGGATCTACTTTTGGAGGAAATCCTGTAGCTGCGGCTGTTGCAATTGCTGCTCTTGAAGTGGTTAAAGAAGAAAACTTAGCCGAAAACGCAGAACGTTTAGGAATCATTTTAAGAAAAGGTTTAAATGAAATCGCTACACGCAATAACTTAATTACACTGGTTCGTGGAAAAGGTTTATTGAACGCGATTGTAATTAACTGCGGAGAGGATTCTGATTTGGCTTGGGAAATCTGTCTGAAATTCAGAGACAACGGATTATTGGCAAAACCAACTCACGGTAACAAAATCAGATTAGCACCACCATTGGTAATGACTGAAGCTCAAATTCAGGAATGTCTTGAAATTATTGAGAAGTCATTAAATGAGTTTAGAAAATAA
- a CDS encoding family 2A encapsulin nanocompartment cargo protein cysteine desulfurase translates to MSTNINNNGLPNIDDLQNLANELFKSLPNEFPKEISLSPDKAEHPRATKIAETILHTGNADQFGQIPVVSPSSTSPAPPAFSGFGASPSALNNGNTGAFALYPNAGAGFDPQNKNSSSGVQENHDFNINDPHTGFHDVNLKNGNPAQLNEESVFSPLSLNNQYLPFQTENSSFEIELQAALSFVDTQFKKREDFPLNGNETTSSYYFLDQNPFAFDKRSTDIIVGNSFDSKGVNLFKGHHFDAASVKKDFPILKETVNGKPLVWFDNAATTQKPQSVIDRIAYFYEHENSNIHRAAHELAARASDAYEAAREKVKTFLNASSVNEIVFVRGATEAINLVACTWGDQNLNSGDEIIVSNLEHHANIVPWKRLADKKGLKLRVIPVDDDGQILLDEYAKLLNSKTRLVAFTQVSNALGTITPAKKIVEMAHAAGAKVLIDGAQSVSHMKVDVQHLNPDWLVFSGHKLFGPTGIGTLYGKEDLLNEMPPYQSGGNMIQDVTFEEIKYHKAPNRFEAGTGNIADAIGLGAAIDYVTKLGIEAIGQYEHYLLEYATRLLKEIPGVRLIGTAKDKASVLSFNLQGYSNDQVGQALNKEGVAVRTGHHCAQPILRRMGIETTVRPSLAFYNTTDDVDTFIKTLWELKKVRF, encoded by the coding sequence ATGAGTACAAATATTAACAACAACGGTTTACCCAACATCGACGATCTGCAAAATTTAGCAAACGAGTTGTTCAAATCTTTACCGAATGAATTTCCGAAAGAAATATCATTAAGTCCGGATAAAGCTGAACACCCGCGCGCGACAAAGATTGCAGAAACGATATTGCATACCGGAAACGCTGATCAGTTTGGTCAGATTCCAGTAGTAAGTCCGTCGAGTACATCGCCTGCGCCGCCTGCATTTAGTGGTTTTGGAGCTTCTCCTTCTGCATTAAATAATGGAAATACAGGAGCTTTTGCTTTATATCCAAATGCCGGAGCAGGATTTGATCCGCAGAACAAAAATTCGTCGTCAGGAGTTCAGGAAAACCATGATTTTAATATCAATGATCCGCATACCGGATTTCATGATGTTAATTTGAAAAACGGAAATCCTGCTCAATTGAATGAAGAATCAGTTTTTTCGCCGTTGTCATTAAACAATCAATATCTGCCGTTTCAAACAGAAAATTCTTCTTTTGAAATTGAACTGCAGGCTGCTTTATCATTTGTAGATACACAGTTTAAAAAACGCGAAGATTTTCCTTTAAACGGAAATGAAACAACATCATCCTACTATTTTTTAGATCAGAATCCTTTTGCTTTTGATAAAAGAAGTACAGATATAATTGTTGGAAATTCTTTTGATTCTAAAGGAGTTAATCTTTTTAAAGGACACCATTTTGATGCAGCTTCAGTAAAAAAAGATTTTCCGATTCTAAAAGAAACCGTAAACGGCAAACCATTAGTTTGGTTTGATAATGCAGCAACAACGCAGAAACCGCAATCAGTAATTGACAGAATTGCGTATTTCTACGAACATGAAAATTCAAACATTCATCGTGCGGCACATGAACTGGCAGCCCGCGCATCTGATGCGTATGAAGCAGCTCGCGAAAAAGTAAAAACTTTTCTGAATGCATCTTCTGTAAACGAAATTGTGTTTGTTCGCGGTGCGACAGAAGCTATAAATTTAGTTGCGTGCACTTGGGGTGATCAGAATTTAAATTCCGGAGATGAAATCATTGTGAGTAATCTGGAACATCATGCGAATATTGTTCCGTGGAAACGTCTTGCTGACAAAAAAGGTTTGAAATTACGAGTAATTCCTGTAGATGACGACGGTCAGATTTTGCTTGACGAATATGCAAAACTACTGAATTCAAAAACACGTTTGGTTGCTTTTACGCAAGTTTCAAATGCATTGGGAACAATAACGCCAGCGAAAAAAATAGTTGAAATGGCACATGCAGCCGGAGCAAAAGTTTTAATCGACGGCGCACAATCAGTTTCGCACATGAAAGTTGATGTTCAGCATTTAAATCCGGATTGGCTGGTTTTCTCTGGACATAAATTATTTGGCCCAACTGGAATTGGAACTTTATACGGAAAAGAAGATTTGCTAAACGAAATGCCACCGTATCAATCTGGCGGAAACATGATTCAGGACGTAACTTTTGAGGAAATTAAATACCACAAAGCACCAAATCGTTTTGAAGCCGGAACCGGAAATATTGCCGATGCTATTGGTCTTGGCGCTGCAATAGATTATGTAACCAAATTAGGAATTGAAGCTATTGGTCAGTACGAGCATTATTTGTTAGAATATGCAACAAGACTTTTGAAAGAAATTCCGGGTGTACGATTGATTGGAACTGCCAAAGATAAAGCCAGCGTATTGTCTTTTAATTTACAAGGCTATTCAAACGATCAGGTTGGACAGGCTTTAAACAAAGAAGGCGTTGCCGTAAGAACTGGACATCATTGTGCGCAGCCTATTTTGCGCAGAATGGGTATTGAAACGACTGTTCGTCCTTCATTGGCATTTTATAATACAACCGATGATGTCGATACTTTTATTAAAACCTTGTGGGAACTTAAAAAAGTTAGATTCTAA
- a CDS encoding family 2A encapsulin nanocompartment shell protein: protein MADLQKQQTALGDVAARQLAIATRTVPQIGTITPRWLTHLLHWTPVESGVFRLNKVKNANHIEVDCSARDERILPNTFVDYIENPREYNLAAVQTIVEVHTRVSDLYSKPYNQISEQLRLAIETIKERQESELINNKDYGLLSNIAPSQIIKTRTGAPTPDDLDELLTKVWKEPGFFLLHPLAIAAFGRECTRRGVPPPTTSLFGSQFLTWRGIPLIPSDKLPIEKGKSKIILLRTGESRQGVIGLIQPGLQGEQSPGLSVRFMGINEKAIASYLVSLYCSLAILVDDAIAVLEDVEIGKYHEYKY, encoded by the coding sequence ATGGCAGATTTACAAAAACAACAAACCGCATTAGGCGATGTTGCAGCAAGACAATTAGCAATCGCAACTCGTACCGTTCCTCAAATTGGGACTATAACTCCACGCTGGTTAACGCATCTTTTGCATTGGACACCAGTAGAATCGGGAGTATTTCGTTTGAATAAAGTTAAAAACGCAAACCACATCGAAGTTGATTGTTCTGCACGCGACGAAAGAATTTTACCTAATACTTTTGTCGATTATATCGAGAATCCAAGAGAATATAATCTGGCCGCAGTGCAAACAATTGTCGAAGTCCATACCCGTGTTTCTGATTTATACAGTAAACCATACAACCAGATTTCAGAACAGCTTCGTTTAGCCATTGAAACAATTAAAGAGCGTCAGGAAAGCGAATTAATCAATAATAAAGATTACGGATTATTAAGCAACATTGCTCCGTCACAAATTATAAAAACAAGAACCGGTGCACCAACTCCGGATGATTTAGATGAATTATTGACAAAAGTCTGGAAAGAACCTGGATTTTTTCTTTTACATCCTTTAGCAATTGCAGCTTTTGGGCGCGAATGTACGCGTCGTGGTGTTCCGCCTCCAACAACTTCACTATTTGGATCACAATTTTTAACCTGGAGAGGAATTCCGCTTATTCCATCTGACAAATTACCAATCGAAAAAGGAAAATCAAAAATCATTCTTTTAAGAACTGGCGAAAGCCGTCAAGGTGTTATCGGACTTATTCAGCCTGGTTTACAAGGCGAACAATCTCCTGGATTATCAGTTCGTTTTATGGGAATTAATGAAAAAGCCATTGCTTCGTATTTAGTATCTCTTTATTGTTCTTTGGCTATTTTGGTAGATGATGCTATTGCTGTTTTAGAAGATGTAGAAATAGGAAAGTATCATGAGTACAAATATTAA
- the cysK gene encoding cysteine synthase A: MKYQNILETIGNTPHIKLNKLFKTHEVWIKLEKSNPGSSIKDRIALAMIEDAEQKGLLNSDSIIIEPTSGNTGIGLSLVAAVKGYKVIIVMPESMSVERRKIIEAYGAEYVLTPREKGTSGAVEKAKELAATIKNSFLPSQFTNPANVAVHERTTAQEILADFPDGIDYLITGVGTGGHITGVSKILKQHFPNLKTIAVEPALSPVLSGGIPAPHPLQGIGAGFIPEVFNREYIDEIVTIEKNDAFSFAKKLTKEEGIFGGISTGAALAAVSKKLKNIPEDAVILTFNYDTGERYLSVEELFDFFS, translated from the coding sequence ATGAAATATCAGAACATTTTAGAAACCATTGGGAATACGCCTCACATTAAGCTGAACAAGCTTTTTAAAACACACGAAGTATGGATTAAATTAGAAAAATCAAATCCGGGATCAAGTATCAAAGACAGAATTGCACTGGCAATGATTGAAGATGCAGAGCAAAAAGGACTTTTAAATTCGGATTCTATCATTATTGAACCCACATCTGGAAATACCGGAATCGGACTTTCGTTGGTAGCAGCCGTAAAAGGTTACAAAGTAATTATCGTAATGCCGGAATCGATGAGTGTTGAACGCAGAAAAATTATCGAAGCTTACGGAGCCGAATATGTTTTGACTCCAAGAGAAAAAGGAACTTCCGGAGCGGTTGAAAAAGCCAAAGAATTAGCTGCAACAATTAAAAATTCTTTCCTGCCTTCGCAATTTACAAATCCTGCAAATGTTGCCGTTCACGAAAGAACAACTGCACAGGAAATCCTAGCCGATTTTCCGGACGGAATTGATTATCTAATTACAGGCGTGGGAACGGGTGGACATATTACCGGAGTTTCTAAAATTTTAAAACAACATTTTCCTAATCTAAAAACTATTGCCGTTGAGCCTGCACTTTCGCCTGTTTTAAGCGGCGGTATTCCCGCTCCTCACCCATTGCAGGGAATTGGTGCAGGATTTATTCCCGAAGTTTTTAATCGAGAATACATTGATGAAATTGTCACCATTGAAAAAAATGACGCTTTTTCATTTGCAAAAAAATTAACTAAAGAAGAAGGGATTTTTGGAGGTATTTCAACCGGAGCGGCATTAGCGGCAGTTTCAAAAAAATTAAAAAACATTCCGGAAGATGCCGTAATCCTGACTTTTAATTATGATACCGGAGAACGTTATCTTTCTGTAGAAGAATTATTCGATTTTTTCTCCTAA
- a CDS encoding putative sulfate exporter family transporter — protein MSTQTKQFTLHEDWTVVILGFLIIGISLFLFLPEVPIFKWSNGADLHNDVFDSGNLKIILFQFIYFISIGAIGVFLVGKSVKNFLFGFPIVYVLTIIALAIAGNTTIKGLNLEAVIFSLIIGLAIGNFFKLPEWFRSALSTEIFVKIGLVLLGTSVIFSDIIKAGSLGLFQALIVVLSVWYFAFWLCKKLKVDDELTMMISSAVSICGVSAAIATSGAIKGDSKKLSYVISIVLVTAIPMMIFMPIIAKYFNFPEEVTGAWLGGSIDTSGAVVASGTLVGETALKISTIVKFSQNVLLGLAAFAISVYWTYTHNKSVEAVESKPTLGVIWERFPKFVLGFIAASLIFSFLLTSEVRDEVKDSLKNLQGIWFALAFTSIGLETNFKDLLANNSRKPLYAFLIAQLFNVIVTLIIAFLLFS, from the coding sequence ATGTCAACTCAAACAAAACAATTTACCCTTCACGAAGACTGGACAGTAGTCATTCTTGGATTTTTAATCATCGGAATTTCTCTTTTTCTTTTTCTTCCGGAAGTTCCCATATTCAAATGGTCAAATGGTGCAGATTTACATAATGATGTATTTGATTCCGGAAATCTAAAAATCATTTTATTTCAATTTATATATTTCATTTCTATTGGAGCAATTGGAGTTTTTTTAGTTGGAAAATCGGTTAAGAACTTTCTATTTGGTTTCCCGATAGTTTATGTGTTAACTATAATCGCTTTGGCTATTGCAGGAAACACAACCATAAAAGGGCTCAATCTTGAAGCTGTTATTTTTAGTTTGATTATCGGATTAGCAATTGGTAATTTCTTCAAACTTCCTGAGTGGTTTCGCTCAGCACTTTCTACAGAAATATTTGTAAAAATCGGATTGGTTTTATTAGGAACCAGTGTTATTTTTTCAGACATCATAAAAGCAGGTTCCTTGGGATTATTTCAGGCTTTGATTGTGGTTTTATCCGTTTGGTATTTTGCTTTTTGGTTGTGTAAAAAATTAAAAGTAGACGACGAATTAACGATGATGATTTCCAGCGCTGTTTCTATCTGCGGAGTTTCTGCGGCAATCGCAACGTCGGGAGCTATTAAAGGAGATTCTAAAAAACTATCGTATGTAATTTCTATTGTTTTGGTAACCGCAATTCCCATGATGATTTTCATGCCCATAATTGCTAAATATTTCAACTTTCCCGAAGAAGTTACCGGAGCCTGGCTGGGCGGAAGCATTGATACTTCGGGCGCAGTTGTCGCATCTGGAACTCTCGTAGGCGAAACAGCTCTAAAAATTAGTACAATCGTAAAATTTTCACAGAATGTATTGTTAGGATTAGCTGCTTTTGCTATTTCTGTTTATTGGACTTATACACATAATAAATCAGTAGAAGCAGTTGAATCAAAACCAACTTTGGGAGTGATTTGGGAACGTTTTCCAAAATTTGTTCTGGGATTTATTGCTGCTTCATTAATTTTCTCTTTTCTGCTTACGTCAGAAGTTAGAGATGAAGTTAAAGACAGTTTAAAGAATCTACAAGGAATTTGGTTTGCATTAGCTTTTACGAGCATAGGTTTAGAAACCAATTTTAAAGATTTGCTTGCCAATAACAGCCGAAAACCATTGTATGCCTTTTTAATTGCACAATTATTTAATGTGATTGTTACGTTGATTATTGCCTTTTTGCTTTTTAGTTAA
- a CDS encoding thioredoxin domain-containing protein: MKKNKTFKNSITTLMLFLSIIGFAQNEKSNTVSLEVFYTKIQSQKNPQIIDARGTEEFALNHIIGAVNFNLQSADYNKQITKLDPSKPVFIYSIGAGRSVQLEKELLKTGFSETYTLEGGIANWIGGGKPFFTNSKSKLTLAEYKKIISENNDVLVDIGSKYCGACKNVKPVLETIKAQYGDNLKIVEIDLEDNPQIIADLKTVKVFPTLILYKKEKIVFKKDGLGNLKNDVDLALASK, translated from the coding sequence ATGAAGAAAAATAAAACATTCAAAAACAGTATTACAACACTAATGCTGTTTTTATCCATAATTGGTTTTGCTCAAAATGAAAAATCAAATACAGTCTCGCTGGAGGTTTTTTACACAAAAATTCAGAGTCAAAAAAATCCGCAGATAATTGATGCCAGAGGTACTGAAGAATTTGCTTTGAACCATATTATTGGAGCTGTAAATTTTAATTTACAATCAGCAGATTACAACAAACAAATTACAAAATTAGATCCCTCAAAGCCTGTTTTTATCTATTCGATTGGAGCAGGAAGAAGCGTGCAACTTGAAAAAGAGTTATTGAAAACCGGTTTTTCAGAAACATATACTTTAGAAGGCGGAATTGCGAATTGGATTGGTGGCGGAAAACCATTTTTTACCAATTCAAAAAGTAAATTAACCTTAGCCGAATACAAAAAAATCATTTCTGAAAACAACGACGTTCTGGTTGATATTGGTTCTAAATACTGTGGTGCCTGTAAAAATGTAAAACCAGTTTTAGAAACCATCAAGGCACAATATGGAGATAATTTAAAAATCGTAGAAATTGATTTAGAAGATAATCCGCAAATAATTGCTGATTTAAAAACAGTGAAGGTGTTTCCAACTTTAATTTTATACAAAAAAGAAAAAATTGTGTTTAAAAAAGATGGTTTAGGCAATTTAAAAAATGATGTTGATTTGGCTTTAGCTTCAAAATAA
- a CDS encoding sterol desaturase family protein — protein sequence MAIVQKEKLTKDLSISLLIYSLPVLAIYLYFKLTNGVIAESHITLPSFLEFSKPAFEHIRTWGLTVFMLILGVIEFGAGLYDDQWTGEERKVDIICFLAPKLLLPPVIAFFSLTALPYLIPNLANTLSWVPFWGGFFLIAIADDLTQYWYHRLHHQVPFLWRFHRTHHSAPYMGMAMASRQNFIYTVFFSQIYLTATLTYLGLGLPALFVLVIKSFITLGAHSSIAWDKPFYKYKVLHPIAWVLERLISTPATHHAHHADTSGDGVGHFKGNFGNMFFIWDVIFGTGLITRKFPESYGTKTYKQEEWYAQFLWPIFKSKKEGSPLAEGVISLPIKAKPENVTPSPVYYEQIQS from the coding sequence ATGGCAATAGTTCAAAAAGAAAAACTTACAAAAGATTTAAGTATCAGTCTTTTAATTTACAGTTTGCCTGTGTTGGCAATTTATCTTTATTTTAAACTAACAAATGGTGTTATAGCAGAATCTCATATTACATTACCATCATTTTTAGAATTTTCAAAACCTGCATTCGAACACATTCGTACTTGGGGATTAACCGTTTTTATGTTAATTCTGGGCGTTATCGAATTTGGCGCAGGTTTATACGACGACCAATGGACAGGTGAAGAACGCAAAGTTGATATCATTTGTTTCCTGGCTCCAAAATTACTTTTACCACCCGTAATTGCTTTTTTTAGTTTGACAGCTTTGCCTTATTTAATCCCGAATTTAGCCAATACGCTTTCGTGGGTTCCGTTTTGGGGAGGTTTTTTCCTAATAGCAATTGCCGATGATTTAACGCAATATTGGTACCACCGTTTGCACCATCAAGTTCCGTTTTTGTGGCGTTTTCATAGAACGCACCATTCGGCTCCATACATGGGAATGGCAATGGCTTCAAGACAAAACTTTATTTACACGGTTTTCTTTTCTCAAATTTATCTAACGGCTACATTAACTTATTTAGGTTTAGGATTACCTGCTTTATTTGTTTTAGTCATTAAAAGTTTCATCACTTTGGGAGCACATTCAAGTATTGCATGGGACAAACCGTTTTATAAATACAAAGTTTTACATCCAATTGCATGGGTTTTAGAACGTTTGATTTCGACTCCTGCAACACATCACGCACATCACGCAGATACAAGCGGTGACGGCGTTGGACACTTTAAAGGAAACTTCGGAAACATGTTTTTCATCTGGGATGTCATCTTTGGAACGGGTTTAATCACACGTAAATTCCCTGAATCATACGGAACCAAAACATACAAACAAGAAGAATGGTATGCACAATTTTTATGGCCAATATTCAAATCTAAAAAAGAAGGAAGTCCTCTTGCCGAAGGCGTAATATCACTTCCAATAAAAGCCAAACCTGAAAATGTTACACCAAGTCCGGTTTATTACGAACAGATTCAATCTTAA